From a single Streptomyces sp. NBC_01264 genomic region:
- a CDS encoding DUF5999 family protein → MCQHKPACPTADSADREAAHPVAVHPEQGWSLLCNGVLLFEDTGELLPDGQIIAPNRPLAAAQVMKAA, encoded by the coding sequence ATGTGCCAGCACAAGCCAGCATGCCCGACCGCCGACTCAGCCGACAGGGAGGCCGCGCACCCCGTGGCCGTTCACCCGGAACAGGGCTGGAGCCTGCTGTGCAACGGCGTCCTGCTGTTCGAGGACACCGGTGAGCTGCTGCCGGACGGCCAGATCATCGCCCCGAACCGCCCGCTCGCGGCGGCGCAGGTGATGAAGGCGGCCTAG
- a CDS encoding FHA domain-containing protein, with product MSAEQICSRCGHRSDAASRFCSNCGAPLRAGLTPERASETTSTISISGLEAYEAEVSGQTHVSSSLSPEAQAAVEALPPGSALLIVRRGPNSGSRFLLDGELTTAGRHPQSDIFLDDVTVSRRHVEFRRSHDGFTVSDVGSLNGTYVNREPIDSVALHNGDEVQIGKYRLVFYASLRGH from the coding sequence ATGTCGGCCGAGCAGATTTGCAGCAGGTGCGGGCACCGCAGCGATGCGGCGAGCCGGTTCTGCTCCAACTGCGGGGCGCCGCTGCGGGCGGGTCTGACGCCGGAGCGTGCCTCGGAGACCACGTCCACCATCTCGATCTCGGGCCTGGAGGCCTACGAGGCCGAGGTGTCGGGACAGACGCACGTGTCGTCCTCGCTGTCCCCCGAGGCCCAGGCCGCGGTGGAAGCGCTGCCGCCGGGTTCCGCTCTGCTGATCGTGCGGCGCGGCCCGAACTCCGGCAGCCGCTTCCTCTTGGACGGTGAGCTGACGACGGCCGGCCGGCACCCGCAGAGCGACATCTTCCTGGACGACGTCACCGTCTCCCGGCGCCATGTCGAGTTCCGCAGGAGTCACGACGGTTTCACCGTCTCCGACGTCGGCAGCCTCAACGGCACGTACGTGAACCGTGAACCGATCGACTCCGTCGCCCTGCACAACGGCGACGAGGTGCAGATCGGCAAGTACCGGCTGGTCTTCTACGCGAGCCTGCGGGGGCACTGA
- a CDS encoding DNA polymerase IV — translation MRSAPTILHLDMDAFYASVEQASKPSLRGKAVIVGGLGPRGVVATASYEARRFGVHSAMPMAQARRLCPNGACLIPRFSLYREVSDMVMGMLRELSPLVEPLSLDEAFVDLEAGGVAFDAESARAVGERLRADIAAATGLSGSVGLAGSKMLAKVASEEAKPAGLLLIEVGTERAHLAPMSVRTLPGVGPATGEHLRRAGITTVGELAEAGEDELVRMVGRSHGLGLYRMALGVDERPVVAERDAKSVSVEDTFDVDLHDRVRIRGEVQRLADRCVERLRGSGHSGRTIVLKVRRYDFSTLTRSETLRGPTDDPAVVREAAGRLLEAVDTTGGVRLLGVGVTGLADYTQEDLFAFADAMAARAGVGEGAGPGPDPGADSDVDPDVERAVGGGPEAEVRGQALEGGAGRGAVVGPGAAGQGPGEAAGRERGAGSAEGEAVGQGLGQGPGDGQGAESGRGGGVGVEGVEGVPERRWAAGGDVRHAVYGPGWVQGSGVGRVTVRFEEPGSPPGRVRTFLVDDPELEASDPMPLVGDRALGVGGTG, via the coding sequence GTGAGATCCGCGCCGACCATCCTGCACCTGGACATGGACGCCTTCTACGCCTCCGTGGAGCAGGCGTCGAAGCCGAGCCTGCGCGGCAAGGCCGTCATCGTGGGCGGGCTGGGGCCGCGCGGGGTCGTCGCCACCGCTTCCTACGAGGCCAGGCGCTTCGGGGTGCATTCGGCCATGCCGATGGCCCAGGCGCGGCGGCTCTGCCCGAACGGCGCGTGCCTGATCCCGCGCTTCAGCCTGTACCGCGAGGTCAGCGACATGGTCATGGGGATGCTCCGGGAACTGTCCCCCCTCGTGGAGCCGCTGAGCCTGGACGAGGCCTTCGTGGACCTGGAGGCGGGCGGCGTCGCCTTCGACGCGGAGTCCGCGCGGGCCGTCGGGGAGCGGCTGAGGGCCGATATCGCCGCCGCGACCGGGCTGAGCGGGTCGGTGGGGCTCGCGGGGTCCAAGATGCTGGCGAAGGTCGCCTCGGAGGAGGCCAAGCCGGCCGGGCTGCTGCTGATCGAGGTCGGCACGGAGCGGGCACATCTGGCACCGATGTCGGTACGGACCCTGCCCGGGGTGGGGCCGGCCACGGGGGAGCACCTGCGGCGGGCCGGGATCACCACGGTGGGGGAGCTCGCGGAGGCCGGTGAGGACGAACTGGTCCGGATGGTGGGGCGCTCGCACGGGCTCGGGCTGTACCGGATGGCGCTGGGCGTGGACGAGCGGCCGGTGGTCGCCGAGCGCGATGCGAAATCCGTCTCCGTGGAGGACACCTTCGACGTGGACCTGCACGACCGGGTGCGGATCCGGGGCGAGGTGCAGCGGCTCGCGGACCGGTGCGTGGAGCGGCTGCGGGGGTCGGGGCACTCGGGCCGGACCATCGTGCTCAAGGTTCGGCGGTACGACTTCTCCACGCTCACCCGCTCGGAAACCCTCCGGGGGCCCACGGACGACCCCGCGGTGGTTCGGGAGGCCGCCGGCCGGCTGCTGGAGGCCGTGGACACCACGGGCGGGGTGCGGCTGCTGGGGGTGGGGGTGACGGGGCTGGCGGACTATACGCAGGAGGATCTGTTCGCGTTCGCCGACGCGATGGCTGCGCGGGCCGGGGTGGGGGAGGGTGCGGGGCCGGGCCCGGATCCTGGTGCGGATTCCGATGTAGATCCCGATGTGGAACGGGCAGTCGGCGGGGGGCCGGAGGCCGAGGTCCGGGGCCAGGCCCTGGAGGGCGGTGCCGGGCGGGGGGCCGTGGTGGGGCCGGGAGCCGCCGGGCAGGGGCCGGGGGAGGCCGCTGGGCGGGAGCGGGGTGCCGGATCGGCGGAGGGGGAGGCCGTGGGGCAGGGGCTGGGGCAGGGCCCCGGGGACGGGCAGGGGGCTGAGTCGGGGCGTGGGGGCGGGGTGGGGGTGGAGGGTGTCGAGGGTGTGCCTGAGCGGCGGTGGGCGGCCGGGGGGGATGTGCGGCATGCGGTGTACGGGCCGGGGTGGGTGCAGGGCAGTGGGGTCGGGCGGGTGACCGTACGGTTCGAGGAGCCTGGATCTCCGCCCGGCCGGGTGCGGACGTTTCTGGTGGACGATCCCGAGTTGGAGGCGTCCGATCCGATGCCGTTGGTCGGGGACCGGGCCTTGGGGGTCGGGGGGACTGGGTAG
- a CDS encoding MerR family transcriptional regulator, with product MLRIPAGGAAKGGTATASSSGARLVSIGTVLTMLRDEFPEVTISKIRFLEAEGLVEPRRTPSGYRKFTADDVERLAHVLRLQRDHYLPLKVIREQLDALARGEQIRIPAPTAHGESVDPASPVALYGEVGRERPTVARVGRAELMAAAEVDEVQLVEWESYGLIAEAPGGGFDAEAVTVARLVADLGRFGLEPRHLRAMKAAADREAGLVEQVVSPLRRHRNPQTRAHAEATMKELAGLSVRLHEALVQTALGVRLH from the coding sequence ATGCTGCGTATCCCGGCAGGCGGTGCCGCCAAGGGCGGCACCGCCACCGCGTCCTCCTCGGGCGCGCGGCTGGTGAGCATCGGAACGGTGCTCACGATGCTGCGTGACGAGTTCCCCGAAGTCACGATCTCGAAGATCCGTTTCCTGGAGGCGGAGGGGCTCGTCGAGCCCCGGCGCACACCTTCCGGATATCGCAAGTTCACCGCCGACGACGTGGAGCGCCTCGCCCACGTCCTGCGCCTCCAGCGCGACCACTACCTTCCGTTGAAGGTCATCCGCGAGCAGCTCGACGCGCTCGCGCGGGGTGAGCAGATCCGCATCCCGGCGCCCACGGCGCACGGGGAGTCCGTCGACCCCGCGAGCCCCGTCGCCCTCTACGGCGAGGTGGGCCGGGAGCGGCCGACCGTGGCCCGGGTGGGCCGGGCCGAGCTGATGGCCGCCGCCGAGGTGGACGAGGTCCAGCTCGTGGAGTGGGAGTCGTACGGGCTCATCGCGGAGGCCCCCGGCGGCGGTTTCGACGCCGAGGCGGTCACGGTGGCCCGTCTGGTGGCCGATCTCGGCCGATTCGGTCTGGAGCCGCGCCACCTGCGTGCGATGAAGGCCGCCGCCGACCGGGAGGCCGGTCTGGTGGAGCAGGTCGTCTCGCCGCTGCGCCGGCACCGCAATCCGCAGACCAGGGCCCATGCCGAGGCCACCATGAAGGAGCTCGCGGGGCTCTCCGTACGGCTGCACGAGGCCCTCGTACAAACTGCTCTCGGGGTGCGGCTGCACTGA
- a CDS encoding DUF881 domain-containing protein — MSSNDTPPEEPGAAAQRPKAQPPLEPSAGRVGQEPAPGAAQAGPERPGPVQDGSQQTGRQRLAAGLWPPRVSRAQLIVAVLLFVLGLGLAIQVRSNSDSSALRGARQEDLVRILDELDGRTKRLEDEKQRLDDQRRELESSSNQAEEARKQTVEKERQLGILAGTVAAQGPGIVLKITDPKGQVSSDKLLDTLQELRAAGAEAIQINGVRIVADSYFSDEEDGVAIDGKKITQPYEFKVIGKPQDLEPALNIPGGVVQSLEKEQAVVSVTRPAKIVVDALRAAKQPDYARSSSS; from the coding sequence ATGAGTTCGAACGACACCCCGCCCGAAGAGCCCGGGGCCGCGGCACAGCGGCCGAAGGCGCAGCCTCCGCTGGAGCCGTCGGCCGGGCGCGTGGGCCAGGAGCCGGCCCCCGGGGCCGCGCAGGCCGGGCCGGAGCGGCCCGGACCCGTACAGGACGGATCCCAGCAGACCGGCCGGCAGCGGCTGGCGGCCGGGCTGTGGCCGCCGCGGGTGAGCCGGGCCCAACTGATCGTCGCGGTGCTGTTGTTCGTCCTGGGACTCGGGCTGGCCATCCAGGTACGGTCGAACAGCGACTCCAGCGCGCTGCGAGGCGCCCGCCAGGAGGACCTCGTACGGATCCTCGACGAGCTGGACGGGCGGACCAAGCGGCTGGAGGACGAGAAGCAGCGGCTCGACGACCAGCGCCGGGAGCTGGAGAGCAGCTCCAACCAGGCCGAGGAGGCCCGGAAGCAGACCGTGGAGAAGGAACGCCAACTGGGGATCCTGGCCGGTACGGTGGCCGCGCAGGGTCCGGGCATCGTGCTGAAGATCACGGACCCCAAGGGCCAGGTGTCGTCGGACAAGCTGCTGGACACCCTCCAGGAGCTGCGGGCGGCCGGGGCCGAGGCGATCCAGATCAACGGGGTGCGGATCGTGGCGGACTCGTACTTCTCGGACGAGGAGGACGGGGTCGCGATCGACGGTAAGAAGATCACACAGCCCTACGAGTTCAAGGTGATCGGCAAGCCGCAGGACCTGGAACCGGCTCTCAACATTCCCGGTGGCGTCGTCCAGTCGCTGGAGAAGGAGCAGGCCGTCGTCAGCGTCACACGTCCGGCGAAGATCGTTGTGGATGCCTTGCGGGCTGCGAAGCAGCCTGACTACGCTCGGTCGTCATCGTCGTGA
- a CDS encoding PRC-barrel domain-containing protein: MQTDIDPRSLIGRKAFDRNGTKIGTVDEVYLDDATGVPEWAAVRTGLFSRDAFVPLEPSEMVGDTLRVPFERALIRDAPDFGVGRHLSPEQELQLYHHYGLDLALPSDFHHDFGHTPPDTP, translated from the coding sequence GTGCAGACCGACATCGATCCCCGCAGCCTGATCGGCCGCAAGGCGTTCGACCGCAATGGCACCAAGATCGGCACCGTCGACGAGGTCTACCTCGACGACGCCACGGGCGTCCCGGAATGGGCCGCCGTACGCACCGGCCTCTTCAGCCGGGACGCCTTCGTCCCGCTGGAGCCCAGCGAGATGGTGGGCGACACCCTGCGCGTGCCCTTCGAACGCGCCCTCATCAGGGACGCCCCCGACTTCGGCGTCGGCCGCCACCTCTCCCCCGAACAGGAGCTGCAGCTCTACCACCACTACGGCCTGGACCTGGCCCTCCCCTCAGACTTCCACCACGACTTCGGCCACACACCCCCGGACACCCCCTGA
- a CDS encoding MerR family transcriptional regulator, with translation MRVTGDGMTGGIPARSDGGPYPLHGGAVNSARRQPEPAPVGSVGSVESVGGESAPEQVGYRGPTACAAAGITYRQLDYWARTGLVEPTVRPAYGSGTQRLYSFRDVVVLKIVKRFLDTGVALQNIRTAVQHLRDRGFSDLERMTLMSDGATVYECTSPDQVVSLLQGGQGIFGIAVGVVWRDVENALSQLHGERVDTGETVVGHNPADELAARRNRAV, from the coding sequence GTGAGAGTCACGGGCGACGGTATGACCGGGGGCATCCCCGCACGGAGTGACGGTGGGCCGTACCCGCTGCACGGTGGTGCGGTGAACTCCGCGCGCCGTCAGCCGGAGCCCGCGCCGGTCGGTTCGGTGGGGTCAGTCGAGTCGGTGGGTGGCGAGAGCGCACCGGAGCAGGTCGGATACCGGGGGCCGACGGCGTGTGCCGCGGCCGGCATCACGTACCGGCAGCTCGACTACTGGGCGCGCACCGGGCTGGTAGAGCCCACGGTGCGGCCCGCGTACGGGTCCGGGACGCAGCGTCTGTACAGCTTCCGGGACGTGGTCGTCCTCAAGATCGTGAAGCGCTTCCTGGACACCGGGGTGGCACTGCAGAACATCCGCACCGCCGTACAGCACCTGCGCGACCGGGGTTTCTCGGACCTGGAGCGGATGACGCTGATGAGCGACGGCGCCACCGTGTACGAGTGCACCTCGCCGGACCAGGTCGTCAGCCTGCTCCAGGGCGGCCAGGGCATCTTCGGGATCGCCGTGGGCGTGGTCTGGCGCGATGTCGAGAACGCCCTGTCGCAGCTGCACGGGGAGCGCGTCGACACGGGTGAGACGGTGGTCGGGCACAACCCGGCCGACGAGCTGGCCGCTCGGAGGAACCGGGCCGTCTGA
- a CDS encoding glutamate-cysteine ligase family protein: MGEKVVAGGFDLSDRQRYRRKLHECLEVLERLLEEKRFDRPKNMMGLEIELNLAGADGLPRMVNAQVLERIASNDFQTELGMFNLEVNVLPHRLGGRVFDQLAEELSAGLGYAHRQALDVGAGVVMIGILPTISRTDLVTANLSAVDRYSLLNEQILMMRGEDFVLDIEGVERLTWTSGSIVPEAACTSVQLHLQVTPGRFADVWNAAQAVAAVQIAVGANSPFLFGRELWRESRPPLFQQATDTRPPELQAQGVRPRTWFGERWVDSAYELFAENVRYFPALLPICDEEEPLRVLAEGGVPSLQEMVLHNGTVYRWNRPVYGIADGVPHLRVENRVLPAGPTVADVVANAAFYYGLVRTLADEQRPVWSRLPFAEAEANFDAACRYGIDARVRWPRRGRGGGLASVPAVRLVLEELLPMAAAGLDAWGIEPADRDHYLGIIEERCRRRVNGATWQVDTYHRALAGGLERDAALAATTRRYSELSHRGDPVHTWPVGLGGGPTA; encoded by the coding sequence ATGGGGGAGAAGGTCGTGGCGGGCGGATTCGACCTGTCCGATCGGCAACGGTACCGGAGGAAGCTTCACGAGTGCCTGGAGGTACTGGAGCGACTTCTGGAGGAGAAGAGGTTCGATCGCCCCAAGAACATGATGGGGCTGGAGATCGAGTTGAATCTGGCTGGTGCCGACGGGTTGCCGAGAATGGTGAATGCCCAGGTCCTTGAGCGTATTGCGAGCAACGATTTCCAGACGGAACTGGGAATGTTCAACCTGGAGGTGAACGTCCTCCCGCACCGGCTCGGCGGCCGGGTATTCGACCAGCTCGCCGAGGAACTCAGTGCGGGCCTCGGCTATGCCCACCGGCAGGCTCTGGACGTCGGCGCCGGGGTGGTCATGATCGGAATTCTGCCGACGATCTCCCGCACCGACCTGGTCACCGCCAACTTGTCGGCGGTGGACCGCTACTCCCTGCTCAACGAGCAGATCCTGATGATGCGGGGCGAGGACTTCGTCCTCGACATCGAGGGGGTCGAGCGGCTGACCTGGACCTCCGGGTCGATCGTGCCGGAGGCCGCCTGCACCTCCGTACAACTGCACCTGCAGGTGACTCCGGGGCGCTTCGCGGACGTGTGGAACGCGGCCCAGGCGGTGGCGGCCGTACAGATAGCCGTGGGCGCCAACTCGCCCTTCCTGTTCGGGCGGGAGCTGTGGCGGGAATCGCGGCCGCCGCTCTTCCAGCAGGCCACCGACACCCGGCCGCCCGAACTCCAGGCGCAGGGGGTGCGCCCGCGCACCTGGTTCGGCGAGCGGTGGGTGGACTCGGCGTACGAGCTCTTCGCCGAGAACGTCCGCTATTTCCCGGCCCTGCTGCCGATCTGCGACGAGGAGGAGCCGCTGCGGGTGCTCGCCGAGGGCGGGGTGCCGAGCCTGCAGGAGATGGTGCTGCACAACGGCACCGTCTACCGCTGGAACCGGCCCGTCTACGGGATCGCCGACGGGGTGCCGCACCTGCGCGTGGAGAACCGGGTGCTGCCCGCCGGCCCCACGGTGGCCGACGTCGTCGCCAACGCGGCCTTCTACTACGGGCTGGTACGGACCCTCGCGGACGAGCAGCGCCCGGTGTGGAGCCGGCTGCCCTTCGCGGAGGCGGAGGCCAACTTCGACGCGGCCTGCCGCTACGGCATCGACGCCCGGGTGCGCTGGCCGCGCCGGGGCCGGGGCGGGGGACTGGCGAGCGTGCCCGCGGTCCGGCTGGTACTGGAGGAACTGCTGCCCATGGCGGCGGCCGGACTGGACGCCTGGGGCATCGAGCCCGCCGACCGGGACCACTACCTCGGCATCATCGAGGAGCGGTGCCGGCGCCGGGTGAACGGAGCCACCTGGCAGGTGGACACGTACCACCGGGCCCTCGCGGGCGGGCTGGAGCGGGACGCGGCGCTGGCCGCGACCACGCGCCGCTACAGCGAGCTGAGTCACCGGGGCGATCCCGTGCACACCTGGCCGGTGGGCCTGGGGGGTGGACCCACGGCCTGA
- a CDS encoding bifunctional nuclease family protein — translation MNELDVVGVRVEMPSNQPIVLLREVGGDRYLPIWIGPGEATAIAFAQQGMAPARPLTHDLFKDVLEAIGEELTEVRITDLREGVFYAELVFASGVEVSARPSDAIALALRTGTPIFGSDGVLDDAGIAIPDEQEDEVEKFREFLDQISPEDFGTGPQ, via the coding sequence GTGAACGAGCTCGACGTTGTGGGTGTCCGGGTGGAAATGCCCTCGAACCAACCGATCGTGCTCCTGCGTGAAGTGGGAGGCGATCGGTACCTCCCCATCTGGATCGGACCAGGGGAGGCGACCGCCATTGCCTTCGCGCAGCAGGGCATGGCGCCTGCCCGGCCGCTGACGCACGACCTGTTCAAGGACGTGCTGGAGGCGATCGGTGAGGAGCTCACCGAAGTCCGGATCACGGATCTGCGGGAGGGCGTTTTCTACGCGGAGCTCGTCTTCGCCAGCGGAGTCGAGGTGAGCGCGCGGCCTTCCGACGCCATAGCGCTCGCCCTGCGGACCGGGACGCCGATCTTCGGCAGCGACGGCGTGCTCGATGACGCCGGCATCGCGATCCCGGACGAGCAGGAGGACGAGGTGGAGAAGTTCCGCGAGTTCCTCGACCAGATCTCGCCGGAGGACTTCGGTACAGGCCCGCAGTGA
- a CDS encoding small basic family protein, translated as MIAVLGLVVGVVVGLLVRPEVPAVVEPYLPIAVVAALDAVFGGLRAMLDGIFVDKVFVVSFLSNVVVAALIVFLGDKLGVGSQLSTGVVVVLGIRIFSNAAAIRRHVFRA; from the coding sequence GTGATCGCGGTACTGGGCCTCGTGGTCGGAGTGGTGGTCGGACTTCTCGTCCGGCCCGAAGTGCCGGCCGTGGTGGAGCCTTATCTGCCGATCGCCGTGGTCGCGGCGCTGGACGCGGTGTTCGGAGGCCTGCGCGCGATGCTGGACGGCATCTTCGTGGACAAGGTCTTCGTGGTGTCGTTCCTGTCGAACGTGGTCGTGGCGGCGCTGATCGTCTTCCTCGGCGACAAGCTGGGGGTCGGCTCGCAGCTGTCCACGGGTGTGGTGGTCGTCCTCGGCATCCGCATCTTCTCCAACGCCGCGGCCATCCGCCGGCACGTGTTCCGGGCGTGA
- the gcvP gene encoding aminomethyl-transferring glycine dehydrogenase: MTANRIPLSQLERGIPFEQRHIGPDAEAQAKMLAQVGYGSLDELTAAAVPDVIKTTAALNLPEARTEAEVLAELRELADRNQVLSSMIGLGYYGTFTPPVILRNVMENPAWYTAYTPYQPEISQGRLEALLNFQTVVAELTGLPTSGASLLDEGTAAAEAMTLARRVGKAKGNVFLVDADALPQTIAVIQTRAEPIGIEVVVADLSEGIPAEIVERGVYGVLLQYPGASGAVREIKPVIEQAHGLGAIVAVSADLLALTLLTSPGELGADIAVGTTQRFGVPMGFGGPHAGYMAVQAKHARSLPGRLVGVSVDADGNKAYRLALQTREQHIRREKATSNICTAQVLLAVMAGMYAVYHGPDGLRTIARRTHRYASLLAAGLTAGGVEVVHGSYFDTLTVRVPGRAAEVVAAAREGGVNLFQVDADLVSIACDETTLRADIEAVWTAFGVTADIEALDGTTAEALPEGLLRSDAYLTHPVFHQHRSETAMLRYLRKLSDKDYALDRGMIPLGSCTMKLNATTEMESVTWPEFGQVHPFAPVEQAEGYLTLITELEERLCEVTGYDKVSIQPNAGSQGELAGLLAVRAYHRANGNEQRTVCLIPSSAHGTNAASAVMAGMKVVVVKTADDGEVDADDLRAKIEQYRDELAVLMITYPSTHGVFEEHVADICAQVHDAGGQVYVDGANLNALVGLAKPGHFGGDVSHLNLHKTFCIPHGGGGPGVGPVGVREHLAPYLPNHPLQPTAGPETGVGPISAAPWGSAGILPISWSYVRLMGGEGLKRATQVAVLGANYIAKRLEPHYPVLYTGPGNLVAHECIIDMRPLSKATGVSIDDIAKRLIDYGFHAPTMSFPVAGTLMIEPTESEDLAEIDRFCDAMIAIRAEIERVAGGEWPVDDNPLANSPHTAAALGGEWNHPYTRDEAVFPGGVSAAEKYWPPVRRIDGAFGDRNLVCSCPPLDEYDN; this comes from the coding sequence ATGACCGCCAACCGCATTCCGCTCTCCCAGCTGGAGCGAGGCATCCCCTTCGAGCAGCGCCACATCGGCCCGGATGCCGAGGCGCAGGCGAAGATGCTCGCTCAGGTGGGCTACGGCTCCCTCGACGAGCTCACCGCCGCCGCGGTGCCGGATGTGATCAAGACCACCGCCGCGCTGAACCTGCCCGAGGCGCGGACCGAGGCCGAGGTGCTCGCCGAGCTGCGCGAGCTCGCCGACCGCAACCAGGTCCTCTCCTCCATGATCGGCCTGGGTTACTACGGCACCTTCACGCCGCCGGTGATCCTGCGCAACGTCATGGAGAACCCGGCCTGGTACACGGCGTACACGCCGTACCAGCCGGAGATCTCCCAGGGCCGCCTCGAAGCCCTGCTGAACTTCCAGACCGTCGTCGCCGAGCTGACCGGTCTGCCGACCTCCGGCGCCTCCCTCCTCGACGAGGGCACGGCGGCCGCCGAGGCCATGACCCTGGCCCGCCGCGTGGGCAAGGCCAAGGGCAACGTCTTCCTCGTCGACGCCGACGCGCTGCCGCAGACCATCGCGGTGATCCAGACCCGTGCCGAGCCGATCGGCATCGAGGTCGTCGTCGCCGATCTGAGCGAGGGGATCCCGGCCGAGATCGTCGAGCGCGGCGTCTACGGCGTGCTGCTCCAGTACCCGGGTGCCTCCGGCGCGGTGCGGGAGATCAAGCCGGTCATCGAGCAGGCGCACGGGCTCGGCGCCATCGTCGCCGTCTCCGCCGACCTGCTCGCCCTGACGCTGCTGACCTCCCCGGGCGAGCTGGGCGCGGACATCGCCGTCGGCACCACCCAGCGCTTCGGCGTCCCGATGGGCTTCGGCGGACCGCACGCCGGCTACATGGCCGTCCAGGCCAAGCACGCCCGCTCGCTGCCCGGCCGCCTCGTCGGCGTCTCCGTGGACGCGGACGGCAACAAGGCCTACCGCCTGGCGCTGCAGACTCGTGAGCAGCACATCCGCCGCGAGAAGGCCACCAGCAACATCTGTACCGCGCAGGTGCTCCTCGCCGTCATGGCCGGCATGTACGCCGTCTACCACGGCCCGGACGGGCTGCGTACGATCGCCCGCCGCACCCACCGCTACGCCAGCCTGCTGGCCGCGGGCCTGACGGCCGGCGGGGTCGAGGTCGTGCACGGCTCGTACTTCGACACCCTTACGGTCCGGGTTCCGGGCCGGGCCGCCGAGGTCGTGGCAGCCGCCCGCGAGGGTGGAGTCAACCTCTTCCAGGTCGACGCGGACCTCGTCTCCATCGCCTGTGACGAGACGACCCTGCGCGCCGACATCGAGGCCGTCTGGACCGCTTTCGGCGTCACCGCCGACATCGAGGCGCTGGACGGGACCACGGCCGAGGCGCTGCCCGAGGGGCTGCTGCGCTCGGACGCGTACCTGACCCACCCGGTCTTCCACCAGCACCGCTCCGAGACCGCGATGCTGCGCTACCTGCGCAAGCTCTCGGACAAGGACTACGCGCTGGACCGCGGCATGATCCCGCTGGGCTCCTGCACCATGAAGCTCAACGCGACCACCGAGATGGAGTCGGTCACCTGGCCGGAATTCGGCCAGGTGCACCCGTTCGCCCCGGTCGAGCAGGCCGAGGGGTACCTCACGCTCATCACTGAGCTGGAGGAACGTCTCTGCGAGGTCACCGGCTACGACAAGGTCTCCATTCAGCCGAACGCCGGCTCCCAGGGCGAGCTCGCCGGCCTGCTGGCCGTCCGCGCCTACCACCGGGCGAACGGCAACGAGCAGCGCACGGTCTGCCTCATCCCGTCCTCCGCGCACGGCACCAACGCCGCGAGCGCCGTGATGGCCGGCATGAAGGTGGTCGTCGTCAAGACCGCCGACGACGGCGAGGTGGACGCGGACGACCTGCGCGCCAAGATCGAGCAGTACCGCGACGAGCTCGCCGTACTGATGATCACGTACCCCTCCACGCACGGTGTGTTCGAGGAGCACGTCGCGGACATCTGCGCCCAGGTGCACGACGCCGGCGGCCAGGTCTACGTGGACGGCGCCAACCTCAACGCCCTGGTGGGCCTGGCCAAGCCGGGTCACTTCGGCGGCGACGTCTCGCACCTGAACCTGCACAAGACCTTCTGCATCCCGCACGGCGGCGGCGGCCCGGGCGTCGGCCCGGTCGGTGTCCGGGAGCACCTGGCCCCGTACCTGCCCAACCACCCGCTGCAGCCGACCGCCGGTCCCGAGACGGGCGTCGGCCCGATCTCGGCCGCGCCGTGGGGTTCGGCCGGCATCCTGCCGATCTCCTGGTCGTACGTGCGCCTCATGGGCGGCGAGGGCCTCAAGCGCGCCACCCAGGTGGCGGTGCTCGGCGCCAACTACATCGCCAAGCGCCTCGAGCCGCACTACCCGGTGCTCTACACCGGCCCGGGCAACCTGGTCGCGCACGAGTGCATCATCGACATGCGCCCGCTGTCGAAGGCGACCGGCGTGAGCATCGACGACATCGCCAAGCGCCTGATCGACTACGGGTTCCACGCGCCGACCATGTCCTTCCCGGTCGCCGGCACGCTCATGATCGAGCCGACGGAGTCCGAGGACCTCGCCGAGATCGACCGCTTCTGCGACGCGATGATCGCCATCCGCGCCGAGATCGAGCGGGTCGCGGGCGGCGAGTGGCCGGTGGACGACAACCCGCTGGCCAACTCCCCGCACACGGCGGCGGCGCTGGGCGGCGAGTGGAACCACCCGTACACCCGCGACGAGGCCGTCTTCCCGGGCGGGGTGTCGGCCGCGGAGAAGTACTGGCCGCCGGTGCGCCGCATCGACGGTGCGTTCGGCGACCGGAACCTGGTGTGTTCCTGCCCGCCGCTGGACGAGTACGACAACTGA